From the genome of Hymenobacter sp. PAMC 26628, one region includes:
- a CDS encoding TCR/Tet family MFS transporter, translating to MPAPSSSPRPAALGFIFVTVLIDVIGLGIIIPVLPKLLEQLTGEGISRVSEYAGWLSFAYAGAQFLCAPVVGALSDRLGRRPVLLAALLGLGLDYVFLSFAPTLAWLFVGRVLAGITGASFTTATAYIADISTPEKRSQNFGLVGAAFGVGFIIGPALGGVLATWGPRVPFMAAAVLSLVNFCYGYFVLPESLPAERRRPFAWSRANPVASLLRLGRYPVILGLVASLVLIYLAGSATQSVWTFYTIYKFDWGTKLVGYSLGAVGLFTALVQGGLVRVAIPKLGAPRAIVVGLLCYALGFVLFAFATHGWMMFAFLVPYCLGGIAGPALQGTISGQVPPTEQGELQGALTSLLSLTGVVGPLFMTHLFAAFTGPGAVAEFPGAPFALGAVLTLASAALAVRTLRKYPAATAAALAGAPALH from the coding sequence GGGCTGGGCATCATCATTCCGGTGTTGCCCAAGCTGCTCGAGCAGCTCACGGGCGAGGGCATCAGCCGGGTGTCGGAGTACGCGGGGTGGCTGTCTTTTGCCTACGCGGGGGCCCAGTTTTTGTGTGCGCCGGTGGTGGGGGCCCTCAGCGACCGGCTGGGGCGGCGGCCGGTGCTGCTGGCCGCGCTGCTGGGCCTGGGGCTTGATTACGTGTTTCTTAGCTTCGCGCCCACGCTGGCCTGGCTATTTGTGGGGCGGGTGCTGGCGGGCATTACCGGGGCCAGCTTCACCACGGCCACGGCCTACATCGCCGACATCAGCACGCCCGAGAAGCGCAGCCAGAATTTTGGGCTGGTGGGGGCGGCCTTCGGGGTGGGCTTCATCATCGGGCCGGCGCTGGGCGGGGTGCTGGCCACCTGGGGCCCCCGGGTGCCGTTTATGGCCGCGGCGGTCCTGAGCCTGGTCAACTTCTGCTACGGCTACTTTGTGCTGCCCGAGTCGCTGCCCGCCGAGCGGCGGCGGCCCTTCGCCTGGTCCCGCGCCAACCCCGTGGCCTCGCTGCTGCGGCTGGGGCGCTACCCGGTCATCCTGGGGCTGGTAGCTTCGCTGGTGCTCATCTACTTAGCGGGTTCGGCCACGCAGTCCGTCTGGACGTTCTATACCATCTACAAGTTTGACTGGGGCACCAAGCTGGTGGGCTACTCGCTGGGCGCAGTGGGCTTGTTCACGGCCCTGGTGCAGGGCGGATTGGTGCGCGTGGCCATCCCGAAGCTGGGGGCCCCGCGCGCCATTGTGGTGGGCCTGCTGTGCTACGCACTTGGTTTTGTGCTGTTTGCCTTTGCCACGCACGGCTGGATGATGTTCGCTTTTTTGGTGCCGTACTGCCTGGGCGGCATTGCGGGGCCGGCGTTGCAGGGCACCATTTCGGGCCAGGTGCCGCCCACCGAGCAGGGCGAGTTGCAGGGGGCCCTCACCAGCCTCCTTAGCCTCACGGGCGTGGTGGGGCCCCTGTTTATGACGCACTTGTTCGCCGCCTTCACTGGGCCCGGCGCGGTGGCCGAGTTCCCCGGGGCCCCATTTGCGCTCGGGGCCGTGCTTACGCTGGCCAGCGCCGCCCTGGCCGTGCGCACGCTGCGCAAGTACCCCGCGGCCACTGCGGCGGCCTTGGCGGGGGCTCCCGCCCTGCATTAA